The Desulfobacterales bacterium sequence CGTGTCCGTCTACCCGACCCTTTTGTTCTTTCGTTTCCGTTATCAAATCCCGCTGAATCCCTCACCGAGAATTCCTGCTTTTTTGATGTTCTTCTTGATATTCAAATGCACTTGGGTTAACTTAAAAATTTTAAAACTCTGCATCAAAACTTCCGGTTTTTTTTAGGGGATAAGAATGGCGGTTACAACCTACTGGGCGGATAATTATGTGCAAAAAAAGTGCAGCATCCAGGATGCCATTCGCCAGATTAAGCCGGGGCAAAGAGTCTTTATCGGTTCTTCTTGCGGGGTTCCCCAGTCTCTGGTAAGGGAATTTGCCGAAGCATCCGCGCATTTGACCGATGTTGAGGTTGTCCGCCTGCTGGTTCTGGAGAGCACCCCCCTTACCCTGATCGCCAACAAAACCAAAAATCACAGTCTCAATATCCGATCTTTCTATCTGGGGTCCGCCAAAACAAAGGGGCTGGCCCGAAATATGCGGTTTATCACCCCCATCAACCTGTCGGCGGTGCCGCGGCTGTTTAAAACCCGGCAGCTTCCCATCCATGTGGCGCTGATCCAGGTGTCCCCGCCCGATGATTTCGGGTGGATGAGCTTGGGCGTTTCGGTGGACATCACCCTGTCGGCGGCCCTGTCGGCCGACCTGGTGATCGCCCAGGTCAATTCCCGCATGCCCCGGGTCTTGGGCCGGAGCTTTATCCATGTCAACGATGTGGATGTCATTGTGGAGCATGAGGAGGACATTCTGACCCTCGGCGTGGCGCCGGAGTCGGAATCCGCCAACCTGATTGCCAGTCACATTCCCCGGCTCATCGACGACGGCGCCACCATGCAGATCAGCCTGGGCACAACCCCACAGGCGACCCTGCTGGCGCTTTCGGACAAGAATGATCTCGGTATCCATACCCAATATTTGACCGATGATGTCATGCATCTTTTTTCGCGGGGCGTGATCACCAACCGTAAAAAGGGATTCAACGAGGGAAAACTGGTGGCCAGCAGCGCCATCGGCAGCCAGAGCCTTTATGAATTCATGAACGACAATCCCGGCATCGAATTTCATCCGTCGGATTATGTCAATGACCCGAATATCATCTCCCGCCACAATAAAATGGTGTCCCTGAACGTCGCCATGGAAATCGATCTCACCGGCCAGGTGGCGGCCGATGCCCTGCCGTTTAATTATTTTTCCGGCGTTACCGGCATGCTCGATTTCATCCGGGGATCGGCCCAGTCCGAAGGCGGCAAGTCGATCCTGATGATCACCTCCACCTCCATGAAGGGCAAGCGCAGCCGGATAGTGCCGCTGCTGCGGGATACGGCCGTGGTCATTCCCCGGGGGGATGTTCAGTATGTGGTCTCGGAATACGGCGCCGTGAACTTGTTCGGCAAGAGCCTGCAGGAGCGGGCGCTTGCCATGATCAGTATTGCAGACCCGTCATTTCGCGACGAACTGTTTTATGAAGCCAAGAAAATGGGGCTGCTCAGCGCCGAGCGGACCTTGAAGGAATCCATTCACGGCGTTTATCCGGTAAAACTGGAAGAGGTCCTCCAAATCAACCCGGTACCGGTGACCATCCGCCCGGCCAAGCCCGATGATGAAAGACGCATTCAGGAGCACTTTTATAACCTAACCAATGATGACGTTATTGCCAGGTTTTTTCACGAACGCACCAGTTTTCTGCAGGAAGAGGCCCAGGAGATTTCCCAGATCGACTATGTCCAGAATCTGACCCTAGTGGCGGTAATAGGTGAGATCGGTTTTGAGCAGGTGGTTGCCATCGGCGAATACCTGCTAGAGCCGGCCAAAAACATGGCGGAGATCGCTTTTTCGGTGACCCGGGAATTTCAGGGAAAAGGCCTTGGCAGGGTTTTAATCAAAAAGCTGTCGGAGGCGGCCCGGGAGAATGGCATTGCCGGGCTGTTCGCCTATACTTTTCCCCAAAACCGGGCGATGATCGAACTGTTTAAAACGCTGCCTTATAGCATTCATACGGCATTTGAAGGGGACACCCTGGCGTTGAGCTGTCGGTTTGAAGAGCTGAATTTCTGAGTCTGGCATGAAAATGGATGAGAAGCCTTTTTAGCGAACTGTACCAATGGATTTAGAAAAATTTAAAATAAGGAAAATTTAGGCATATGCATAAGATACTGTTTCTTCCCCACAAAAGGGAAATTAAGGTTGCGGACGGCGCCAGTCTGATCCGGGCGGCCATGGATGCCGGTGTTCATGTGAATGCATCCTGCGGCGGAGAAGGCGTCTGCGGAAAATGCCGCGTGATCATCGAAGAAGGCGAAATGTCCGGCGGCATTACGGAAAAGCTCAACCGGGAAGACATTGAAAAAGGCTACCGCCAGGCCTGCCTGGCGTTGGTTAAAAGTGATCTGGTGGTTCGGGTTCCGATAGAATCGTCGATGGATGCCGAGGTGCTCAACGCGCACCGCACCCCCCGGCAGACCGCCCGGATCAAAGAGATCAATCTGGATGATTTAAAGGAAAAAGGGCTTTTTGTCCCCCCGGTTGAAAAAAAATATCTGGAACTGCCGGCCCCGACCGCCCAGGACAACCTGCCCGATGTGACCCGGCTGGTCAGTTATTTGAAGCTGATGCATGATGAACACCGCCTGGAAGTTGATATTTCCGTGATTCGCAAAATACCCCGTGTCCTGCGCCAGAATGAGTTTAAGGTCACGGCCACGCTGGCGCGGCCGGTGCAAGAAGGTAGCAAGACCCGGATTATCAATATACAGCCGGGCGATACCACCGATCGAAACTGCGCCATCGCCATGGATATCGGCACTACCACCATTTACGGGCAGCTGCTTGATCTCAAGACAGGCAAGGCTTTGAGTGAGTATGGCGACTTTAACGGGCAAATCAGTTATGGCGAGGATGTTATCAGCCGGATCGTCTATTCCGAGAAACCGGGCGGCCTGGAAAAACTCAACGAGGTGGTCCTGGCCACCATCAACAAGGTCCTCGATAAAATTATCAAAAAGAGCGGGGTCGATCCGGATGAAATTTCAACCATCACCCTGGCCGGCAACACCACCATGACCCAGCTGATGCTCAAAATCGATCCCCGCAGCATCCGCCGGGCGCCCTATGTGCCGGCGGCGACGCTGTATCCGCCGATTAAAGCGGCCGATCTGGGCATGGCTCTGGGCGACCATGTGACCGCGCTGGTATACCCGGCGGTTTCCAGCTATGTGGGCGGCGACATTGTTGCCGGCGTCATGGGCTCGGGCGTGTACCGCACCGACGAGCTGACGCTGTATATGGATATCGGCACCAATGCCGAGATTGTGATCGGCAACAAGGAATGGCTGGCCTGTGCGGCCTGTTCGGCCGGACCGGCTTTTGAGGGCGGCGGCATCAAGCTGGGCATGCGCGCCAGCAAAGGCGCCATCGAGGATTTTTCCATTGACCCCCTGACGCTCGAACCCATGAATATTACCATCGGCAATGTCCGGCCCAAGGGGATCTGCGGGTCCGGTCTGATTACGGCTGTGGCGACCATGTTTGAAATGGGCATCATCGACAGTCTGGGAAAATTTAACCGGGATTTAGATACACGGCGGATTCGTAAAAGCGACGGCATCTACGAATACGTCCTGGCCTGGAAAGACGAAACCCAGATTGACCGGGATGTCGTCCTGACCGAGCCGGATATCGACAACCTCATTCGCGCTAAAGGGGCGATGTACAGCGGGTTTATGACACTGCTGGAGGAGGTGGGCCTGACCCTGACCGATTTGGACCGGGTCATTCTGGCCGGGGGATTCGGCAGCTACGTGGATCTGGAAAAGGCCATGATTATCGGACTGCTGCCGGAAATGGACCCGAGCAAGGTCACCTATATCGGCAACGGGTCCCTGCTGGGCGCCCGCATGAGCTCCCTGACCAATCGCATCCGCAAGGACGTGGTGGAGGTGACCCGCAAGATGACCAATTTTGAGCTGTCCGAGACGACCTCCTACATGGACAACTATGTGGCGGCCCTGTTTCTGCCCCACACCGATACGGGAAAGTTTCCGAAATTAAAAGCCCGTCAGGAGGCGCGCAAGGCAAAGCTGAATCAGGAAAAAAGCGGAACATAAAACCACGTGATTAGCCGTTGACAAATCGTTTGTCACCATATATTAAAATCCCTTGGTCTTTTACTAGGCGGAATGGGTAAAATCCGCCCCAAGAAAGTTATAATCATCTGAATTTATTGAATGATAACAGTTTGCTGGCCGACAGGTCCAAGAAGACCTTAGCGGCCGGCGCATGGTCTTATTTACTTAAATTTTATTTTACAGGCTTTATATCTACCGACGTAGATACATTTTTAATAAAATATCTATATAGAAAGGGGGTCTGAAATTAAATTCGGCCGGGGAGGGCAGGGATGCCTTTCCGGGAAACACTGAAGGTTAAATTGATACTACCTCGATAACCACATTACTTTAAAGGAGGTAACCTTGGGCTTTGAAACTTATAAAGAATCTTATACCGGCGGGATAAGGGAGATTTCCCTGGGTAAAGGGAAAAAAGCCGTCACCGTTGGCGGAGAAACATGCTTTCCGTTCTATACGTTTGAAGGGAAAATGCCCAACAAGCCGAAAATCGCCATGGAGGTCTGGGATATGGAACCGGATGAATGGCCCGCGTCGGCAACGGCGCCGTTTAAGGATGTCATTTCCGATCCGGCCGCCTGGGCAAAAAAATGTGTCAAAGAGTATGGCGCCGACATGATCGTGCTCCAGCTCAAAAGCACCGATCCGAACAGTAAAAATACAAGCGCAAAAGAAGCGTCCGCCACTGTAAAGAAAGTCCTGAAAGCCATCGACGTGCCGCTGATTATATGGGGTATCGCCAATGTCCAGAAAGATGAAGAAGTGTTGAAACAGCTTTCTGAAGACTGCCAGGGGGCCAAC is a genomic window containing:
- a CDS encoding GNAT family N-acetyltransferase, which gives rise to MAVTTYWADNYVQKKCSIQDAIRQIKPGQRVFIGSSCGVPQSLVREFAEASAHLTDVEVVRLLVLESTPLTLIANKTKNHSLNIRSFYLGSAKTKGLARNMRFITPINLSAVPRLFKTRQLPIHVALIQVSPPDDFGWMSLGVSVDITLSAALSADLVIAQVNSRMPRVLGRSFIHVNDVDVIVEHEEDILTLGVAPESESANLIASHIPRLIDDGATMQISLGTTPQATLLALSDKNDLGIHTQYLTDDVMHLFSRGVITNRKKGFNEGKLVASSAIGSQSLYEFMNDNPGIEFHPSDYVNDPNIISRHNKMVSLNVAMEIDLTGQVAADALPFNYFSGVTGMLDFIRGSAQSEGGKSILMITSTSMKGKRSRIVPLLRDTAVVIPRGDVQYVVSEYGAVNLFGKSLQERALAMISIADPSFRDELFYEAKKMGLLSAERTLKESIHGVYPVKLEEVLQINPVPVTIRPAKPDDERRIQEHFYNLTNDDVIARFFHERTSFLQEEAQEISQIDYVQNLTLVAVIGEIGFEQVVAIGEYLLEPAKNMAEIAFSVTREFQGKGLGRVLIKKLSEAARENGIAGLFAYTFPQNRAMIELFKTLPYSIHTAFEGDTLALSCRFEELNF
- a CDS encoding ASKHA domain-containing protein, with the translated sequence MHKILFLPHKREIKVADGASLIRAAMDAGVHVNASCGGEGVCGKCRVIIEEGEMSGGITEKLNREDIEKGYRQACLALVKSDLVVRVPIESSMDAEVLNAHRTPRQTARIKEINLDDLKEKGLFVPPVEKKYLELPAPTAQDNLPDVTRLVSYLKLMHDEHRLEVDISVIRKIPRVLRQNEFKVTATLARPVQEGSKTRIINIQPGDTTDRNCAIAMDIGTTTIYGQLLDLKTGKALSEYGDFNGQISYGEDVISRIVYSEKPGGLEKLNEVVLATINKVLDKIIKKSGVDPDEISTITLAGNTTMTQLMLKIDPRSIRRAPYVPAATLYPPIKAADLGMALGDHVTALVYPAVSSYVGGDIVAGVMGSGVYRTDELTLYMDIGTNAEIVIGNKEWLACAACSAGPAFEGGGIKLGMRASKGAIEDFSIDPLTLEPMNITIGNVRPKGICGSGLITAVATMFEMGIIDSLGKFNRDLDTRRIRKSDGIYEYVLAWKDETQIDRDVVLTEPDIDNLIRAKGAMYSGFMTLLEEVGLTLTDLDRVILAGGFGSYVDLEKAMIIGLLPEMDPSKVTYIGNGSLLGARMSSLTNRIRKDVVEVTRKMTNFELSETTSYMDNYVAALFLPHTDTGKFPKLKARQEARKAKLNQEKSGT